A window of the Tiliqua scincoides isolate rTilSci1 chromosome 5, rTilSci1.hap2, whole genome shotgun sequence genome harbors these coding sequences:
- the IRF3 gene encoding interferon regulatory factor 3 isoform X1, translated as MCAQQRPLIVPWLVEQLDAQQYPGVAWLNPERTRFRVPWKHGSRQSISTEDFQLFEGWAIASGRFNPKTDKRTPSEWKRNFRAALNRKSEIQMVEDNSTDSDDPHKVFEIQPPTGCDRGVAHSVSSVAPSTLDGSMGAHGDSSSSSQDDTLESVLNSLDISGLKEGPGTENPLSYGGLPYNLDPAPPEAPVSPLQEIMETNKLETDFEVRAYYRGQLVFSRVFNNVKGLCFVPTGFCGNYPELADVVLPAPNTIHDQLQVSLTERILQGLVPGVVLRTEGASLLGTRRGPSHVYWNHSEFPAVVTPRGELPKEQFSCLYNLQHFVQELIGYMEKQNGSPNYSLWLCFGEEWPDAHRSWKKKLIMVQVIVKTFEMLYQLSQAGGASSLGEVERDLRISDTLQGLEFLAQLREWEEKMEVEFHS; from the exons ATGTGTGCGCAGCAGAGACCCCTCATTGTGCCCTGGCTAGTGGAGCAGTTGGATGCCCAGCAGTATCCAGGAGTGGCATGGCTGAACCCAGAACGAACTCGGTTCCGAGTGCCATGGAAACACGGATCACGGCAGAGCATCAGCACAGAAGATTTCCAGCTCTTTGAG GGTTGGGCCATTGCCAGTGGGCGCTTCAACCCTAAGACTGACAAGCGGACCCCTTCTGAATGGAAGAGAAACTTCCGCGCTGCCCTGAACCGAAAGTCGGAGATCCAAATGGTGGAGGATAACAGCACAGACTCTGACGATCCCCACAAAGTATTTGAAATCCAACCTCCCACAG GCTGTGATCGGGGAGTAGCACACTCAGTGAGCAGTGTGGCACCTTCTACTCTGGATGGAAGCATGGGGGCACATGGAGATAGTTCATCCTCAAGTCAG GATGATACATTGGAGAGTGTGTTGAATTCCCTGGATATTTCTGGTCTCAAAGAAG GACCAGGAACAGAAAATCCActtagttatggaggcctccccTACAATTTGGACCCGGCTCCACCAGAAGCCCCAGTATCACCGCTGCAGGAGATTATGGAAACCAACAAGTTGG AGACAGATTTTGAAGTACGGGCCTATTATCGAGGCCAGCTAGTCTTCTCCCGAGTGTTCAATAATGTGAAGGGCCTCTGCTTTGTGCCCACGGGCTTCTGCGGCAACTATCCAGAGCTGGCTGATGTGGTACTGCCAGCCCCAAACACCATCCATGACCAGCTACAAGTGTCGCTCACAGAACGCATTCTACAAGGGCTGGTGCCTGGTGTGGTACTCCGTACTGAGGGTGCGTCACTGCTTGGCACACGCCGAGGCCCTAGCCACGTGTACTGGAACCACTCCGAGTTTCCTGCAGTTGTGACGCCTCGTGGAGAGCTACCAAAGGAACAATTCAGCTGCCTCTACAATCTGCAGCACTTTGTGCAAG aaTTGATTGGATACATGGAGAAGCAAAACGGCTCTCCCAATTACAGCCTGTGGCTCTGCTTTGGGGAGGAGTGGCCTGATGCTCACCGTTCCTGGAAGAAAAAACTGATCATGGTACAA GTCATCGTCAAGACTTTTGAGATGCTGTACCAGTTGAGCCAGGCCGGTGGGGCATCATCGCTAGGAGAGGTTGAACGAGACCTAAGGATTTCAGACACACTCCAGGGACTTGAATTTCTGGCACAACTGAGAGAATGGGAAGAGAAGATGGAAGTGGAGTTCCATAGCTAG
- the IRF3 gene encoding interferon regulatory factor 3 isoform X2, with translation MCAQQRPLIVPWLVEQLDAQQYPGVAWLNPERTRFRVPWKHGSRQSISTEDFQLFEGWAIASGRFNPKTDKRTPSEWKRNFRAALNRKSEIQMVEDNSTDSDDPHKVFEIQPPTGPGTENPLSYGGLPYNLDPAPPEAPVSPLQEIMETNKLETDFEVRAYYRGQLVFSRVFNNVKGLCFVPTGFCGNYPELADVVLPAPNTIHDQLQVSLTERILQGLVPGVVLRTEGASLLGTRRGPSHVYWNHSEFPAVVTPRGELPKEQFSCLYNLQHFVQELIGYMEKQNGSPNYSLWLCFGEEWPDAHRSWKKKLIMVQVIVKTFEMLYQLSQAGGASSLGEVERDLRISDTLQGLEFLAQLREWEEKMEVEFHS, from the exons ATGTGTGCGCAGCAGAGACCCCTCATTGTGCCCTGGCTAGTGGAGCAGTTGGATGCCCAGCAGTATCCAGGAGTGGCATGGCTGAACCCAGAACGAACTCGGTTCCGAGTGCCATGGAAACACGGATCACGGCAGAGCATCAGCACAGAAGATTTCCAGCTCTTTGAG GGTTGGGCCATTGCCAGTGGGCGCTTCAACCCTAAGACTGACAAGCGGACCCCTTCTGAATGGAAGAGAAACTTCCGCGCTGCCCTGAACCGAAAGTCGGAGATCCAAATGGTGGAGGATAACAGCACAGACTCTGACGATCCCCACAAAGTATTTGAAATCCAACCTCCCACAG GACCAGGAACAGAAAATCCActtagttatggaggcctccccTACAATTTGGACCCGGCTCCACCAGAAGCCCCAGTATCACCGCTGCAGGAGATTATGGAAACCAACAAGTTGG AGACAGATTTTGAAGTACGGGCCTATTATCGAGGCCAGCTAGTCTTCTCCCGAGTGTTCAATAATGTGAAGGGCCTCTGCTTTGTGCCCACGGGCTTCTGCGGCAACTATCCAGAGCTGGCTGATGTGGTACTGCCAGCCCCAAACACCATCCATGACCAGCTACAAGTGTCGCTCACAGAACGCATTCTACAAGGGCTGGTGCCTGGTGTGGTACTCCGTACTGAGGGTGCGTCACTGCTTGGCACACGCCGAGGCCCTAGCCACGTGTACTGGAACCACTCCGAGTTTCCTGCAGTTGTGACGCCTCGTGGAGAGCTACCAAAGGAACAATTCAGCTGCCTCTACAATCTGCAGCACTTTGTGCAAG aaTTGATTGGATACATGGAGAAGCAAAACGGCTCTCCCAATTACAGCCTGTGGCTCTGCTTTGGGGAGGAGTGGCCTGATGCTCACCGTTCCTGGAAGAAAAAACTGATCATGGTACAA GTCATCGTCAAGACTTTTGAGATGCTGTACCAGTTGAGCCAGGCCGGTGGGGCATCATCGCTAGGAGAGGTTGAACGAGACCTAAGGATTTCAGACACACTCCAGGGACTTGAATTTCTGGCACAACTGAGAGAATGGGAAGAGAAGATGGAAGTGGAGTTCCATAGCTAG